Genomic DNA from Callospermophilus lateralis isolate mCalLat2 chromosome 11, mCalLat2.hap1, whole genome shotgun sequence:
TGGAAGAGTGGTGGACAGGAAGTTCGCGGACCGGGTGCCCTAGTCTGCAGGAGGCCCGAGGAGTCCCTATCCACGCACCCCAAAATTAGCCAAGCTCCAGACTCTGACCCATGGTCGTCCACGCCCTTAACAAACCCAGGCCAATTCAGGGGCGGCCGAGGCCTGGAAGGGAAGGACAGCACCCGCTAGGGACAGGGGCAAGTGGCTCCCGGCTCGGGGATGGTCGGGGGAGAGCGGGCGCACGACGTCCCCGTCCCCGCTGTCCCGGGACGTGGGAGGGCTCGAATGGGAGCGCCCAGCCTCCACCCGGTCTGCGTTGGGCTTCGGAGCCGAGCAAGCATTCGGACAAGCCCGCGGGGTGGGTGAGGGCAGCTATGGGAGACAGGAGACCGAGGCGCAGGCACAGCGGTTCCTTAGCGGGATGGGGCTGGCGACGGCGGGGGGGCGTTGCCATAGAGACCGAGGGTCGGTGTGTGGCGGGGGAGGGGGCTGGCAGTGGGGAGCAGCCGGGGCACTCGCCGGGACCCGGGATTCGGGCGCGGCTCTCAGCGTCCCAGCACCTGTGCATTGTGCATTGTGCAGCTCGGCAGCGGGGGAGGGGACAGCGCGAGTCCCGGGCGGTGGAGGTGGGGCGGGCCGGGGTCTGCCGAGGGGGAGGGGCCTGTCCGACGCCGCCACGAAGGTCCCAGCGAGAGCTGTGGGGGACGCCGAGCACCGGAGGGACAACTTGGTGGCGGGGGAGGGGGCTCGGGTGAGAACAGAGGGCAGCCAGGCCCCCTCTCCAGCTCCGCAGACTGACAGAGGTAGAGCCCGCCCTGTCGTGGCGTCACTTCCGCCGGCGGCCCCCTCCTCCACGCTCGGCCTCTGGAGTGGTTTCAGACTCCTCCCCCTGGCGATTGGAACGCGGGTCACGTAGCAACGCGGGGGAGACAGGGAGAGGGGCGTGGCCCTGAGCACGCCCAATCAGCGCGCGAGGAGCAGACTTCAGCCGTTCGGCTTTAGCAACGTCGTTAGCAACATGTGGGGCGGGAGGAAGCGAGGGGCGGGGTAGGAGGGAGAGGAGCGCAGCGGCGCGGGCGGGGGGCCGCAGGAGGGAGCGAGCGCGGGGAGGGAGGAGAACTGACGTCAGCGGGAGAGTATTATGGTCTGTCGTGCGCTGGCTGCTGCTTTTCTGCTCCTGGAAGCGGCCGAGGGGGGAAGCGGCGAGTCAACATGGAGCTTTCGGCGGTGGGGGAGCGGGTGTTCGCGGCCGAAGCCCTCCTGAAGCGGCGCATACGGAAAGTAGGTGCCCTGGGCCTCAGGCCTCGGCGCGGCCGGGCCCTCCCCTTCGGGCCCTGGTTCCCTCCCCCTGCTGCAGGCAGCTTCCCTTCCCCCAGGTCCCAGCAGCGGCCGCGGCCGTGGCGGCGGCGGcgtcggcggcggcggcagcagcagcagcagcagcagcagcaacagcagcagcggcggcggcggcggcagcggcagcaacagcagcagcagcagcagcagcagcagcagccgccgccgccgccgccgccgccgccgccgccagcaGCTCTGAGCCTTAGCGCTCTCCTTAGACTTGCAGCGATGCACAGATTGCATGGATGGGGGGCGGGGTGGGGAATGAATGCCGGTGCATTCACTTAGTGCAGCGTTTCTTGCAGGGGTGATGCAGCGGGCGTGTGCCTTTGGCTGTGGGGTTTTGAGCATTCATTTGGTGCATGcattttcatatgtatttcttgtGTCCTCGTCATGCATTCCTTCCCATGCACACATACATTTTCCCGTTTGCATCCGCAGGGACGCATGGAATACCTCGTGAAATGGAAGGGCTGGTCACAGAAGTAAGTAGGTTATATGTAATTCTCACACCCAGACTGTTATTCGGGaggtttctttcttcctcttttccccATTACTTTAAGATACAATGCAAGGCAACAAGAAAAGTTACACACACACGCCCTCTGCTCTCTCTCTTTGCTCCCGGGACTGACGCCCACTTCTTCCTGATTCCTTTTAGGTACAGCACATGGGAGCCAGAAGAAAACATCCTGGATGCTCGGCTGCTTGCAGCCTTTGAGGAAAGGTACAGACCCTTCTAAACTCCCTCTACTCACTTGGAAAGATGCAGGGTTGCCTCTCTTCAGCCTGCACTGGAGCCTCACTTGGTTTCTTTACTCACacaccccttctccctccttcctttctctaGGGAACGAGAGATGGAGCTCTATGGGCCCAAAAAACGGGGACCCAAACCCAAAACCTTTCTCCTCAAGGTAGGATGGCAGTATCCAGGGATGGGTGCAGTGATGTGGAGTCTGTGTAAAGGGGGTGGGTCTGAGGGTTTGTGAAGCAAAGGGGTGTCCTCATACAGAAAATTTGTAATGTGGGAGGGAATCCCCTGACAACTAATTCAGTGGGCAGCACCAACCGGtgtccaggggagggattttaaccatacaagaatgcctttgtgcttccccccacccccagccatcccaatgaatatataatgaaatataagAAGTGTGCTGGCTATAAATGGCTGCTTCCAGCAAATTCTTTCCCATTCCCTGAGACTGCCACCACAAGCCCCACTTCCTCCCCACCCATATAGAACTTCCCAGGAATCAGAGGGTGAAGCTGGGAGGTGAGGCTGGAGGAACCTGGGTGTGGGTGAGGCCCTTCTTCCCTCTTGACACCACCTTTTCTCTGCAGGCCCAGGCTAAGGCCAAGGCCAAAACTTATGAGTTCAGAAGTGACTCTGCCCGGGGCATCCGGATACCCTACCCTGGCCGTTCACCCCAGGACTTGGCTTCCACTTCCCGGGCCCGAGAGGGCCTTCGGAACATGGGTCTATCCCCACCAGGGAGCAGCAGCAGCACCAGCAGTACCTGCCGAGCAGAACCCCCTCGGGaccgggagagggagagggatcgAGAGCGTGAAAGGGAACGAGAACGAGAACGGGGCACCAGCCGAGTTGAAGACAAGCCCAGCTCACCAGGGGACAGCTCCAAAAAGCGAGGCCCCAGGCCCAGAAAGGAGCTCCTGGACCCTTCACAGAGGCCCTTGGGAGAATCCAGCGATGGCCTCGGAGATTACCTCAAGGGCAGGAAGCTGGACGATACCCCTTCTGGGGCAGGAAAGTTCCCAGCTGGACATAGCGTGATCCAGCTGGCCCGGAGGCAGGACTCGGACCTGGTGCCGTGCGGTGTGACCAGTCCTAACTCAGCAGAGGCCACGGGCAA
This window encodes:
- the Cbx8 gene encoding chromobox protein homolog 8 — protein: MELSAVGERVFAAEALLKRRIRKGRMEYLVKWKGWSQKYSTWEPEENILDARLLAAFEEREREMELYGPKKRGPKPKTFLLKAQAKAKAKTYEFRSDSARGIRIPYPGRSPQDLASTSRAREGLRNMGLSPPGSSSSTSSTCRAEPPRDRERERDRERERERERERGTSRVEDKPSSPGDSSKKRGPRPRKELLDPSQRPLGESSDGLGDYLKGRKLDDTPSGAGKFPAGHSVIQLARRQDSDLVPCGVTSPNSAEATGKLAVDTFPARVIKHRAAFLEAKGQGALDPGGSRVRHGSGTPGSVGSLYRDMGAQGGRPSLIARIPVARILGDPEEESWSPSLTNLEKVVVTDVTSNFLTVTIKESNTDQGFFKEKR